Proteins co-encoded in one Clostridiales bacterium genomic window:
- the aroA gene encoding 3-phosphoshikimate 1-carboxyvinyltransferase has protein sequence MRFSRFASDKGLSGVLRVPGDKSLSHRAVLFSAMAEGTSVLCGLLDSADVRSTIDACQMLGARVEDHVAQDGSIEASVTGWGATGPARPSGPIDCGNSGTTARLLLGVMAGWDVEVTLIGDESLSRRPMSRVTWPLALMGATCVATGGHLPVTIRGGTLEPLVYESPVASAQVKTAILLAGIRANGRTVVREPARSRDHTERLLPAFGVTVGSDWDSNSSWVDGPVTPSAACVRVPGDPSSAAFIAVAAALVPGSEVRIDDVALNPTRTGFIEVMRRMGASITTVPDAEYGGEPAGSITVRHSPHLMPTIVTAEEVPSLVDEIPVLALLASAAEGETVFLGVGELRVKESDRLAAIVDGLRILGVDARAEKDTLYVRGPARLKGGVVLDSMGDHRLAMVWALAGIAAEQPVEVIRFDAVEVSYPGFARDIAALRGLDR, from the coding sequence ATGCGTTTTTCACGTTTCGCCAGTGACAAGGGGCTTTCAGGCGTGCTTCGCGTCCCTGGTGATAAGTCCCTCTCTCACCGGGCGGTGCTCTTTTCGGCAATGGCAGAAGGGACGTCGGTTCTGTGCGGTCTTCTTGACAGTGCGGACGTCCGGTCGACCATAGACGCCTGCCAGATGCTCGGAGCGCGCGTAGAGGATCACGTGGCCCAAGATGGCTCGATTGAGGCGTCGGTCACCGGATGGGGGGCAACGGGTCCCGCGCGACCCTCAGGTCCGATCGACTGCGGGAACAGCGGCACTACGGCGCGCCTGTTGCTCGGCGTGATGGCTGGGTGGGATGTCGAGGTCACGCTCATAGGCGACGAGTCGCTCTCCCGGCGTCCGATGAGCAGGGTCACGTGGCCGCTTGCCCTGATGGGCGCGACGTGCGTAGCCACCGGGGGACACCTTCCCGTTACAATCCGTGGTGGAACGCTCGAACCGCTCGTGTACGAATCTCCCGTCGCGAGCGCTCAGGTCAAGACAGCGATACTGCTCGCCGGTATTCGTGCTAACGGACGCACAGTTGTCCGCGAACCTGCGCGGTCGCGAGATCACACAGAACGCCTGCTTCCCGCGTTCGGTGTGACGGTGGGAAGCGACTGGGACAGCAACTCCTCGTGGGTCGACGGTCCGGTGACACCGTCGGCCGCTTGTGTTCGCGTCCCTGGAGACCCCTCTTCGGCGGCGTTCATAGCTGTGGCCGCCGCACTCGTCCCGGGAAGCGAGGTCCGCATCGATGACGTCGCCCTGAACCCAACCCGTACAGGCTTCATAGAGGTGATGCGGCGCATGGGCGCATCGATCACAACGGTTCCTGACGCTGAGTACGGAGGAGAGCCCGCCGGTTCCATCACGGTTCGCCACTCGCCGCACCTGATGCCCACGATCGTTACCGCCGAGGAGGTTCCTTCGCTCGTCGACGAGATCCCCGTGCTCGCGCTCCTTGCGTCCGCCGCCGAGGGCGAGACCGTCTTTCTCGGCGTAGGTGAGTTGCGAGTCAAGGAATCCGACAGGCTTGCCGCCATTGTTGATGGCCTTCGCATTCTTGGAGTCGACGCCCGCGCCGAGAAAGACACGCTATACGTGCGGGGTCCAGCGCGACTCAAGGGCGGGGTCGTGCTCGACAGCATGGGTGATCACCGGCTCGCGATGGTGTGGGCGCTTGCGGGAATTGCGGCCGAGCAACCCGTTGAAGTGATCCGTTTCGACGCCGTTGAGGTGTCATACCCAGGATTTGCGCGGGACATCGCGGCACTTAGGGGGCTGGACCGGTAG
- a CDS encoding (d)CMP kinase — MIVAIDGPAASGKSTVAKMLATAIGAHYLDTGAMYRAVALAALQSGISLDDTEALTRLSAALTITFEHTGGSPLPTAVLLDGVDVTSAIRTPEVDAAVSAVAKTPGVRAILVSRQRQIASAEPVLVAEGRDVGTVVFPHAAVKVFLTASPQERARRRHAEMTGRGHAVENADVLAGIANRDEADSTRDASPLLIAADAVELDTTGLSVAQVVAKIASLVEERHR, encoded by the coding sequence ATGATCGTCGCGATCGACGGCCCGGCTGCTTCGGGCAAATCGACCGTCGCCAAAATGCTCGCCACGGCCATCGGCGCGCACTACCTCGATACCGGAGCTATGTACCGGGCGGTCGCCCTTGCCGCTCTCCAGAGTGGGATATCCCTCGATGACACGGAGGCCCTCACCCGTTTGTCCGCTGCACTCACTATCACCTTCGAGCACACCGGCGGCTCCCCGTTGCCGACAGCGGTGCTTCTTGACGGCGTAGACGTGACATCCGCGATTCGCACGCCAGAAGTTGATGCCGCCGTGAGCGCGGTCGCAAAGACGCCGGGCGTTCGCGCCATACTCGTCAGCCGTCAAAGACAGATCGCTTCAGCCGAGCCGGTGTTGGTCGCCGAGGGCCGCGACGTCGGCACGGTCGTCTTCCCGCACGCCGCTGTTAAGGTCTTCCTCACCGCTTCTCCCCAAGAGCGAGCGAGAAGACGTCACGCCGAGATGACCGGCCGGGGTCATGCCGTAGAAAACGCTGATGTGCTCGCGGGCATCGCGAACCGCGATGAGGCGGACTCTACTCGCGACGCGTCTCCGCTCTTGATCGCCGCTGACGCCGTTGAACTCGATACGACCGGGCTATCGGTTGCCCAAGTCGTCGCAAAGATCGCCTCCCTTGTGGAGGAGCGACACCGATGA
- a CDS encoding 1-acyl-sn-glycerol-3-phosphate acyltransferase: MKWLMARILRASVARLVLAIYRTRFIGAHHVPATGALIAGNHVSYLDPVLLWCGATRPIHFMAKADLWTVPVVGWVLPRLWAIPVRRGEPDRSAISNATTLLQEGKLVGIFPEGTRHRVADDSFGEANEGVAFIAMRADVPVIPVGIAGTEAAMPPGTRLPRFPRVTFVYGPPIHPAAFATGGRKERVSAMTAAIMESIATARSQARER; the protein is encoded by the coding sequence ATGAAGTGGCTTATGGCGCGCATACTCAGGGCATCTGTCGCCAGGCTCGTCCTTGCGATCTACCGCACCCGTTTCATCGGCGCCCATCACGTGCCCGCGACCGGCGCCCTCATCGCTGGCAACCACGTTTCCTACCTCGACCCGGTGTTGTTGTGGTGTGGGGCCACTCGTCCGATCCACTTCATGGCAAAGGCCGATCTGTGGACCGTGCCAGTAGTGGGATGGGTGCTTCCGCGGCTATGGGCGATACCCGTACGTCGCGGAGAACCTGACAGGAGCGCGATTTCCAACGCCACTACCCTGCTTCAAGAGGGCAAACTCGTCGGCATCTTTCCTGAAGGGACTCGGCACCGTGTTGCGGACGATTCTTTTGGAGAAGCCAACGAGGGGGTAGCCTTCATCGCGATGCGAGCAGATGTGCCGGTTATCCCTGTAGGGATCGCAGGCACGGAAGCGGCAATGCCGCCTGGGACTCGGCTTCCCCGGTTTCCGCGAGTCACGTTCGTGTACGGTCCCCCCATCCATCCGGCCGCATTCGCCACCGGTGGACGAAAGGAGCGCGTATCCGCGATGACTGCCGCTATCATGGAGTCGATCGCCACGGCGCGTTCACAGGCGAGGGAGCGATAG
- the ispH gene encoding 4-hydroxy-3-methylbut-2-enyl diphosphate reductase: MHVKVARHAGVCYGVERALRLAQEAAEGHARVLTLGPLIHNPQAVAALEARGVQVVRELDDVDDGTLVIRSHGVEPTVIAAAKARGLNVIDATCPFVSKAHDAARLLHDEGYIVVIVGESDHPEVAGIRAHAGGGAITVQEPSEVPERMRRGRVGVVVQTTQPPARLSAVIEALLPRVSELRVFNTICSATTQRQSAADTLAREVDVMVVVGGHNSGNTSRLAEISAAVNPRTYHVETAEELDPAWFAGANVVGVTAGASTPGEQMRGVIAAIESLG, translated from the coding sequence ATGCACGTCAAGGTGGCTCGGCACGCGGGCGTATGCTACGGCGTCGAGCGCGCGTTGCGACTTGCGCAAGAAGCCGCCGAGGGCCACGCGCGCGTACTGACCCTCGGCCCGCTCATACACAACCCTCAGGCCGTTGCCGCACTAGAGGCGCGCGGCGTTCAGGTTGTACGAGAACTTGACGACGTCGATGACGGAACCCTCGTCATCCGCTCGCACGGAGTCGAGCCCACGGTGATAGCCGCAGCCAAGGCGCGCGGGCTGAACGTGATCGATGCGACGTGTCCGTTCGTCAGCAAGGCGCACGACGCGGCTCGGCTTTTGCACGACGAAGGGTACATCGTCGTGATCGTAGGTGAGTCAGACCACCCCGAGGTAGCAGGGATTCGCGCACATGCGGGCGGCGGCGCGATCACCGTCCAGGAACCTTCTGAGGTGCCTGAACGGATGCGTCGCGGGAGAGTGGGAGTCGTCGTCCAGACCACACAGCCGCCCGCGCGTCTTTCGGCAGTGATAGAGGCGCTCTTGCCACGCGTTTCGGAGTTGCGCGTCTTTAACACGATCTGCTCGGCCACGACGCAACGCCAGAGCGCCGCCGACACGCTTGCTCGAGAAGTCGACGTCATGGTCGTTGTCGGCGGTCACAACTCGGGCAACACGAGTCGCCTCGCCGAGATATCCGCAGCGGTCAACCCGCGCACTTACCATGTGGAGACCGCCGAGGAGCTCGATCCCGCCTGGTTTGCAGGCGCTAACGTCGTTGGCGTGACGGCCGGCGCTTCGACCCCGGGCGAGCAGATGCGTGGCGTGATAGCGGCCATCGAGTCACTTGGATAG
- a CDS encoding DUF512 domain-containing protein — protein MDGRRRYGMGAACAQGALVAAVDRGSPAARAGVRVGDIIDRANGHLLRDLVDWLWHTDGPAVSLLLLRPDSAGDSYGRTGLELTRAPGEAWGIEFAEVVFDGVRTCVNSCAFCFMSQLPPGLRRALYVRDDDYRLSFLQGNFVTLTNLDDTDVRRIVQRRLSPLYVSLHAVTPRIRERLVCARGTDRALEVFDTLVEAGIETHVQIVAVPGVNDQDELDTTLSWLAAREGVRSVGVVPLGYTAHQERYSASYEDRAAASGMIERVQPWQLAMRQQDGVTWVYLADEFYLNACAPFPSTEWYDSFPQYENGIGIVPAFVEEMIELKAEFTSALLAMPETESVTLVTGELAASTLAGALEAVGGVGKVRLLATPNRLFGGNVTVAGLLTGTDIVTAIAADAMCGQTAYVAPDVMLNADGVTLDDMTVEDIRAATNGTDVAFVDPRPAGLLGALRRAAC, from the coding sequence GTGGACGGCCGCCGTCGATACGGCATGGGCGCGGCGTGCGCTCAGGGCGCACTCGTAGCCGCGGTTGATCGCGGCTCTCCCGCGGCGCGCGCGGGGGTACGTGTCGGCGACATCATCGATCGTGCGAACGGGCACCTGCTTCGGGATCTTGTCGACTGGCTGTGGCATACGGACGGTCCGGCGGTCTCACTACTGCTACTGCGCCCCGATTCCGCAGGTGATTCATACGGGCGCACCGGTCTCGAACTTACTCGCGCGCCGGGAGAGGCGTGGGGAATCGAGTTTGCCGAGGTGGTCTTTGACGGCGTGCGCACCTGCGTCAACAGCTGCGCATTCTGCTTCATGTCGCAACTGCCCCCGGGGTTACGGCGCGCGCTCTACGTGCGCGATGACGACTACCGGCTCTCGTTTCTTCAGGGAAACTTCGTCACCTTGACCAATCTGGACGACACGGATGTGCGACGCATCGTACAGCGGCGTCTCTCGCCGCTGTACGTTTCGCTGCACGCGGTGACTCCACGCATTCGCGAACGTTTGGTGTGCGCTCGCGGGACCGACCGCGCCCTTGAGGTGTTCGATACGCTCGTGGAGGCAGGTATTGAGACCCACGTGCAGATCGTTGCGGTCCCAGGCGTAAACGACCAAGACGAGCTCGACACGACACTGTCGTGGCTCGCCGCGCGGGAAGGCGTGCGTTCGGTGGGTGTCGTCCCGCTCGGCTATACGGCGCACCAAGAGCGATACTCGGCTTCGTATGAAGACCGTGCCGCCGCGTCCGGTATGATCGAGCGTGTGCAGCCCTGGCAGTTGGCGATGCGCCAGCAAGACGGGGTGACGTGGGTATACCTCGCTGACGAGTTCTACCTCAACGCCTGTGCACCCTTCCCAAGTACCGAGTGGTACGACAGTTTCCCGCAGTACGAAAACGGCATCGGCATCGTTCCGGCGTTTGTCGAGGAGATGATCGAGCTTAAGGCGGAGTTCACGTCGGCGCTCCTTGCCATGCCAGAGACTGAGTCGGTGACGCTCGTGACAGGTGAGCTCGCCGCCTCCACACTCGCTGGTGCGCTGGAAGCTGTTGGCGGTGTTGGCAAGGTGCGCTTGCTGGCCACTCCAAATCGCCTGTTCGGGGGCAACGTTACCGTCGCCGGGCTGCTTACCGGAACCGACATCGTTACTGCCATCGCCGCAGACGCGATGTGCGGCCAAACGGCCTACGTGGCCCCTGATGTGATGCTTAACGCAGACGGCGTGACCCTCGATGACATGACCGTTGAGGATATCCGTGCCGCGACGAATGGGACGGACGTGGCATTCGTCGATCCCCGGCCCGCAGGGTTGCTCGGCGCGTTGCGGCGGGCGGCGTGCTGA
- the der gene encoding ribosome biogenesis GTPase Der, which yields MALPIVAVVGRPNVGKSTLVNRISQTGDAIVHEARGVTRDRSYHRGDWNGREFMLIDTGGIETGTNDPFAESIKAQALVATREADIIIALVDGTTGVTPGDEEVARLLKRARPPVFLVVNKMDTPNRDDEIHEFWSLGLGQPWPVSATHGHGTGDLLDAVVALLPDTEPHQESGAIDVAIIGKPNAGKSSLLNRLTGVDRAIVSETAGTTRDTLDVLVDRGGTAYRFVDTAGIRRKARIDQDVEYYGFVRAMRAIDRADVALLVVDATEGITDQDQRVARFAAERGCGLIIVFNKWDIVDGQEWRDEIEYQLTDRLGFVSYAPVVRVSALTGLRANKVFQAIDTAWEGYTREISTSALNRVLTEMREFGHTVTKGPRTLRINYMTQTRTKPPGFTLFANHPSLADDSFRRYVENRLRDAFDLTGTPIMLKFKSKDT from the coding sequence GTGGCCCTGCCAATTGTAGCTGTCGTCGGCCGACCCAACGTTGGGAAGTCGACCCTCGTCAATCGCATATCGCAGACCGGGGACGCAATAGTCCACGAGGCTCGCGGCGTGACCCGGGATCGCTCCTATCACCGGGGCGACTGGAACGGCCGGGAGTTCATGCTCATCGACACCGGGGGCATCGAGACCGGCACGAACGACCCGTTTGCCGAGTCGATCAAGGCCCAGGCGTTGGTCGCGACCCGGGAGGCGGACATCATTATCGCGCTCGTCGACGGCACCACTGGCGTCACTCCAGGTGACGAGGAGGTCGCACGGCTCCTCAAGCGCGCCAGACCTCCCGTCTTCCTCGTGGTGAACAAGATGGACACCCCCAACCGTGACGATGAGATTCACGAGTTCTGGTCGCTCGGATTGGGGCAGCCGTGGCCCGTCTCGGCGACTCACGGTCACGGCACGGGTGATCTGCTAGACGCCGTGGTGGCCCTTCTGCCTGACACTGAGCCGCATCAAGAGAGCGGCGCGATCGATGTGGCGATCATAGGCAAGCCTAACGCTGGCAAGTCCTCGCTGCTCAACCGTCTGACCGGAGTAGACCGTGCGATCGTGAGCGAGACCGCAGGCACCACACGAGACACGCTCGACGTGCTGGTCGACCGCGGCGGCACGGCGTACCGTTTTGTTGACACCGCGGGTATCCGGCGTAAGGCACGCATAGACCAAGACGTCGAGTACTACGGCTTTGTTCGCGCGATGCGCGCGATAGACCGGGCCGATGTGGCGCTGCTCGTGGTCGACGCCACCGAGGGCATAACCGATCAGGACCAGCGAGTCGCCCGCTTTGCAGCCGAGCGAGGTTGCGGACTGATCATCGTTTTCAACAAGTGGGATATCGTCGACGGTCAGGAGTGGCGCGATGAGATTGAATACCAGCTCACTGACCGGCTCGGCTTCGTGAGTTACGCGCCCGTCGTGCGGGTGAGCGCGCTCACAGGTTTGCGCGCCAACAAGGTCTTCCAGGCGATCGACACCGCGTGGGAGGGGTACACTCGTGAAATCTCGACGAGCGCCCTAAACAGGGTTCTCACTGAGATGCGAGAGTTCGGCCACACGGTGACCAAAGGGCCGCGAACACTCCGCATCAACTACATGACACAAACACGCACGAAGCCACCGGGCTTCACGCTCTTTGCCAATCACCCTTCGCTTGCCGACGACTCGTTCAGACGCTACGTGGAAAATCGTCTTAGGGATGCGTTCGACTTAACCGGCACACCTATCATGCTCAAGTTTAAGTCGAAGGACACCTGA